A single Streptomyces sannanensis DNA region contains:
- a CDS encoding SMI1/KNR4 family protein, which yields MDTDFDELLSALHHPVGPVTSEPVCARPGHGAGHACLELPDGLDLEAFADAVSGRFGSARRLDPATATARTGLPLVEPFGDRLAGMRVWAYARRWIGCGTVRTDEGGIRPVVLVAERADPAADPLPADADWVDRVVAVTGWDPARARTVDWEAVETRLGTALPSDYKRLAELFGRGGFDGYLSMIVPGGRSEDLVQHTEWLAHFAATRGNGLWEPYKLFPARGGLLEWANTEHETQFYWLTEGRDPDLWPIITMEDDRATTRFDCSTAELIFRMLTESNQPFSMAGYSGTHWFMGYGDDE from the coding sequence ATGGACACGGACTTCGACGAACTGCTTTCGGCCCTGCACCATCCGGTCGGGCCCGTCACCTCGGAGCCGGTGTGCGCGCGGCCCGGCCACGGCGCCGGGCACGCGTGCCTGGAGCTGCCGGACGGTCTGGACCTGGAGGCGTTCGCCGACGCGGTGAGCGGCCGCTTCGGCTCCGCGCGCAGGCTGGACCCGGCCACGGCGACGGCGCGGACCGGGCTGCCGCTCGTCGAGCCCTTCGGCGACCGCCTGGCCGGGATGCGCGTATGGGCGTATGCGAGGCGGTGGATCGGCTGCGGCACGGTCCGCACCGACGAGGGCGGCATACGCCCGGTCGTGCTGGTCGCCGAGCGCGCCGACCCGGCGGCGGACCCGTTGCCGGCGGACGCCGACTGGGTGGACCGGGTGGTGGCCGTCACGGGCTGGGACCCGGCCAGGGCCCGCACGGTCGACTGGGAGGCGGTCGAGACCCGGCTGGGCACCGCGCTGCCGAGCGACTACAAGCGCCTGGCGGAGCTCTTCGGGCGCGGCGGCTTCGACGGCTACCTCAGCATGATCGTCCCGGGCGGCCGGAGTGAGGACCTGGTCCAGCACACCGAGTGGCTGGCCCACTTCGCGGCGACGCGCGGCAACGGACTGTGGGAGCCCTACAAGCTGTTCCCGGCGCGGGGCGGCCTTCTGGAATGGGCGAACACCGAGCACGAGACCCAGTTCTACTGGCTCACCGAAGGCCGCGATCCGGATCTGTGGCCCATCATCACGATGGAGGACGATCGCGCCACGACGCGGTTCGACTGCTCCACTGCCGAGCTGATCTTCCGGATGCTCACCGAGTCGAACCAGCCGTTCTCGATGGCAGGCTATTCCGGCACACACTGGTTCATGGGTTACGGGGACGACGAGTGA
- a CDS encoding HD domain-containing protein, translating to MREQSEPHLTLAEVEAVAREAHAGQTDKAGRPYAVHLAAVAEGVRVRGGRDEQIAAAWLHDAVEDDALPREWLDAVALPQSTKDIVPAVTKRSGEDVEAYCARILATPGALLVKEADLAHNTDPARLAVLDEPTRVRLTAKYANVRRLLGLVDGP from the coding sequence GTGAGGGAACAGAGCGAGCCGCACCTGACCCTGGCCGAGGTCGAGGCCGTCGCCCGCGAGGCGCACGCCGGACAGACCGACAAGGCGGGGCGGCCGTATGCCGTGCATCTGGCCGCCGTCGCCGAGGGAGTACGGGTCAGGGGCGGGAGGGACGAGCAGATCGCCGCCGCGTGGCTGCACGACGCCGTCGAGGACGACGCGCTGCCGCGGGAGTGGCTGGACGCGGTCGCGCTGCCGCAGAGCACCAAGGACATCGTGCCGGCCGTCACCAAGCGGTCCGGGGAGGACGTCGAGGCGTACTGCGCACGCATCCTCGCCACCCCCGGCGCGCTCCTCGTCAAGGAGGCCGACCTGGCGCACAACACCGACCCGGCGCGGCTCGCCGTGCTGGACGAGCCGACCCGGGTCCGGCTCACCGCCAAGTACGCGAACGTTCGCAGGCTGTTGGGTCTGGTGGACGGTCCCTGA